The stretch of DNA GCTGGCACCGGGGTGCGCCGTGAGACGCGCCATCACCGCGGCCACCGTCACCGGGGACCCCATCAACGCCGCCAGAGGCCTGCAAAAACCACAACCCCGATCCCATCTACCGGGTCAGATCACCACCGTCCCTCGGGGCTCCACGAGGGAACTAGGCACGTTGGATTCGATCGCTTACCGCGCGGACGGGAGCGGGGAGGAGGAGGTGCCGAAGGCGGACGggacgcggcggcgcggggCCGCGAACGGTCGCGGGGCGTGGAGGCGTGCGGCCGCGGGCGCCGCGGCCGggcggcggacggcggcgaGGACGGCCCGGGTGGCGGGGCCTCGCCACGCCATGGCTGGCTAGGGTTTTCGTCGGAAGGGGGAAATGGGAGGAGGAgatgatggcggcggcggcggcggcggcaggcggGGTATAGGGTTTTTATTTAGCAGCTCTGGCTTGttgaagaggaagaggggagAGGAGTCGTGGGCCGGATTCTGCGCCTATTGGGCCCGCCAGTGGCCAGTGGTTAGATATGGGCTTTGTTAAATAGACGAGCGGCGCTTTCGCCTTTCGCCTTTCGCAACAAACTCTCTCTGTAACTCGACGATATCGGTTCCCTTTAGGAAAACAATAATCAAGATAGACACGAATCCTATCTTGATTGGTTATCATCAAAATTTACAAATAtaaatttatattatataaaTTGAAGTATATGTACGTCATCAAACCATTTTTAACTTCAGCAGTTGCTATGTAAAATGGATCTACTAAAAAATGTGAAAGCGGCTTATAATTTGATGAGAAAAAAATCAAGGGAGTATTTTAGATTGGCATTGCCGTCATTATGAAAAGTACCTTTGTAACATAGTATAACTCTTTTCATGAAGAATAAAATGCATGTTTcttataaatattttttaaaaaaatgaactTGCACAAAGACACTCATATTTATATGGTTATAAAAAGTGCATGCTATTATCTAGTATGCTATGATAATCTTAATTTGTCGGATTGTTTGCGCCAAACAGAGGAATAATAGGTTCGGATTACCCCCGTCTTCATGCCATGATCCATTACTTTTTTCTAGGAGACCCGGTCTAGCCACaggcacacacacatatatatatatatatacgagtGCACACTTAGTCCTATTTATAATCCTATAGTATACATGCACACCCTTACATGAACACCTCCGCAGGACTAAACTAGATCGATAAATTTTAAGATTGATGAAGTTACCACAAGTATCTCGCTGTTGACAGACATGCATGTCATCTACCACTAAAAGAATAACACTGTCAAAAGGTAGCCTATTGTCCTTTCTGCTTGGGAAACTCCTCACGATTTTAGTATATATAGTTTGAAAATCCAAATGGGAGGAATTTTTTTCTGATTTTGTACTTGAATTTTCTATAGGTCTTCTTGCATGTTATATATGGTTGGAGTAGTTCAACGAATATATACGTATCAAGTAAAATTCTTTTGACTAGTAACTCACCAGCTAAACATCCCTATATACACGTACGTCTCATCGTTATTGTAATTACACAAGCAAAATAATCCGAGGTGCGAGtgctggagagagagagagagagagagagaaggctcCAATTGTGCAGCTGTGATGCAATCCACGTCCATCCACAACATCAAAAGTGACAATTCATCACCACCAACAAGGCTCCAAGAGTATGCTTCCAATCAAGATGGAGCATCCTGTCTGGTGACATTGCATGCTCCCAAGGATTTAGCTTATTGTTCATGGCTAGCAACTTCATTCACTACTACTAGTCTTGCTCCATTTGCAACCATATGGTGAAGCCCTCCATTATctatattctctctctctctctctctctctctgtgtgtgtgtgtgtgtgtgtgtcaatTTCAACTTGTTGCAGCATATGTCCCACCTGGGGCGGTTGGCACGTCCCTTTCTTCTTTTATTCCTTGTATATATGCAAGAGACCAAAAGCCCCAGCTAGCTAGCTAAGATAGAGTGCCCTTTTCAATCAAACCAAGCATTATTTATTCACCAAATGCATAGTGCATCTCAAAACTTGTCCCCTAGCTAGCTACATACTCCGTCCATGATGCTCAACTTTCAATTGTTAGATTTGTTTGTTTCTTCCTCCCAAATGTTACAGAAGCAACAAGAAACTAGAGCATATTGCATTGCGCTTAGCTTGTTTAATAGTACTTGTTCTTCCTCCCTCCGATCCTATAAAATTGTAGCCATACTACTAGTCCAATACGCCTTACAATATTTAGAAATTATAAATGCTACATATCAATGACATTTATGTTTACAAAAAAGATGACTACAAAATAAACAACTTGCAAGTGGGAACATTTTATTTTCCCAAGAGAACATGTCAATGGCCTATTCGGGAGACCATTCCACATGTCCTAGAGCTCAACTAGCTTAGATACCTAGCAATTGGTGTTGGCATATGCATGGTTctatataataaaaaaaatacaagacACTCCATTTCAATCATGTGGAATATTCCTCTCTACATCACCGCATGCTCCTGTCCCACACAAAATGCAATCCCAGTTAGCGAGCTAAAATATAGTCCAAATGGCATCACTGTCGTCCTTGGAGAAGAATGAGAGAAATCAAGAAATATATTATGGGGTATATATAATGATTCTTTCGAAAGGTAGCAATCCATGTCCACTTCCTTCTAGACACTTGGGCATGGACAGCATATGCATGTATATGCCTCACATGTTCACCTTATATATAATTCAATAAATTAGATTAGGTGACCAGATTAATTTAAAGGAAGCTAAGAACGACAAAAAAAAACCCAAAGAAACAGTAAAAAACACATTTTGCTGCTCACCATATCGTGGTCGATGTTCTCCTACTACACCTGAAATGGAAAATGTGAAGTGGAGCAGGAGTGACTTTCACTCACGGTCTTAGTCGAAAGATGCCGAAACattcagctgagctgatgctgcTGAAGGGAGGTACCTAGCCAGAGAATAATGAGTGAGAGGGAGAAAGTTGTGCCGTTTCAGAGAGATCTAGATAGACGTCTGAATGAGTaagaaaggagcaaaccactttGCAATCATGACATGCAGGAAGATTTATATATTTATGTTCCAAGAAAGTTGAACTCCCAAGCTCGTTTTCAGGCTACACacgtatattatattatatcatATATCGTTTAGGAGTATCAATTTTTTTTATCCATCGATAAGCCTTTTTCCAGATAGGAATTAGATGGAATCATACTCTATAGATTATTAGCACCGGGAAACATATATTGATTCAATCTGCTGTCATTTCAGCATTTTCTTCTTGGCTACTACGACAACACGTACATGCAGTTGGGAAATATGCAGTTGTCAAAAATGCGCTTCAGTTCGCTGATACTTAATTAGTAGTAATACTAAGTGCAAGTTATGGTAAGATCTGTGATTAAGTTAAGATAATCACCGATGGATCAGCACAAGCAGTTGCATGCGATTCCAAAGGCATATGCATTGTCAGGTAGTTATCCATGCCATGGGGATCGAGGCATGGACAGACACAGACCTGCTGCAGGCGCCGTCTCTCCAATCTCCACACATGCATGGTAGATCGATCCTCGTTGTTGCTGTGCTGGTCGTCATGACATATTCGTTGTTGGTTGGATTGGATCTTCCTTCTCGGTTCCTGCACCCCTTTTGCAGCTCAATAATTTTGCTCTCACGTCAAACCCCACTTCCCTAGCTACACCTACAGTACTGCTGTACTATATTGACACGCCCCAATGCAAGTCCCATCTATCTCTGATCGAGCTAGCAGCTACTAGCATGCAGTTGTGAGCCCTCGCATGCTGCATGCAGCTCATCAATTCCACTGTACATATGCTAGTACTGTCTGTCTATCGGAGCACGCAGAGCACTGCTGGGGATACTGCTCGATCTCTCCATTGCTGCAAGCCCAGGCAGCTTGATCAGCGTAAAATTGAATATGCATGCACATCTAGAGATGCTGTGCTACAGCTTGATTAGGGCACAAATTAATGCTGCAGCTATACATGCAGATGGATACAAATGGAGATATATTCTGGTAGCATTTCATCGCTTCACTTGCATTGACTTGTTTCCTTTTAGGACCCGTTTAGATCATGATTCACAAAGGAATTCTGAAAGAATACATCCAAAAGAacggaggccttgtttagtttccaaatttttttagttttggatactgtagcactttcatttttatttgtcaattattgtccaattatggactaactaggcttaaaagattcatctcgcgatttacagtcaaatggtgtaattaattttttatttttgactatatttaatgctccatgaatgtgccgcaagatttgatgtgacgagaaatcttgaaaaaaattggtttttgaggtgaactaaacaagaccggaATCACTTCATAGTGTTTGGAATGAAGGAATGTTGAGTTACTTTTCAAAGGAAAGAAAATCATAGTAGTGCAAAACATAGGAAACAAACACATCCGCTCCAATCCAAGAGAAAGAATTGTTCCCCTCTCTTGCTACTTCCTCTATCCTAGAATATAATGCATTATGGCTATTTTCAGATAAAATAAGGGAGAGCGCAATAGATGCATGTATCTCTCACTTAATTTCCTAATTTATTAAAATCTGATCCAGGTGTAATGTAAGTTCCTTTATAGAAAATATAGTAAGCACTCAATTACTTTCATCTCCTGTATTTTTATTTAAGTAaatattatctttttgttttccCGATGTACTATATTTGCACAGaacatcattgtagcattttattgGGAGTAttacaggtatcgttatttatattttaccacatgACGGAGGGAATATATGCTTGCTCATGTCCCTATACTTTTTCCCCCAATTGCAAACAGCCGAAGTATCCATTCCTGTTTTCTAAAATTCTATAGTTTTTCACTATTTACTCTACATTATTCTTGTGTTTTTTATTCTCCTGTTTTGTATTTTGTTCCAAACAGGCCCATTGCTCATAGGTATGCCAACCTTTTGGTCAACCACAATCACCTGATTGTAACACTCATGTCTCAAGCGTGTTACTGTGTGTTACTTACTTGCATAGTAATAATGCAAGCCTTTCCAGCTTTCGTCCTTTTACAAGTTAGCTCATCAGCTATCTGCTGGCAAGATATAGCTGAACGCAATCCACATCTCGACAGTGAGCCTAGAGGTGTTAATTACTACAAAAGAAAGAGAATCTCAAACAATGACAATTCTAATAAGGGCTTCTTTGGTATGGCTCTGGTCGGCTTCAACTACACCTAAAAAGACACATACCGACACCGATTGACACTATAGCGTGGAGAAATTTTCCCCTTTAATTTGCAACCTAAAATCAACCTTGCAAAAAAACTATATATGTTTTAGGTTTCATCACCTCCCAAAAACCCCACCAAGTAAAGCCTAATACAGCATATAACTTTCTTTGAGAGAATATTTGTGCCAAAAACTAAATAAATTGATGAAGAACAAAATCTACTAAAGTTAGCGATCCACTTATACTTGGACAGAACATGTTTATGGAATTAATCTCAAGCATGTGTAACTATTCGTGCATATCATTCGTATGGGCCTGTTTGGGCGAGTTGTTCTTAGCTTCTTCGAGAGGATTCCGTGGAGCTCTACTAAACGGTTAAAATGCAACTGAATTTCGATAGGTAATAGGACCATTCTCCACCGTTTCCCATATCAATCAGCCACCAAAATCACTGCTCAAGAACTATGAAGTATCTGAGCTCTATCAAACTTGCTCATATTTATATAGTTGCATTCATCACAATGAACGTGCGAAGACTCGAGTACGAGTGTATATGCTAGACTCTAGTACAAGGGAGGGAAATAACTGTGCGTGTGAGCATCAGAGGCCCCTTAGAGCAACTCATGTAGGATCTCTACTTGAGTCCCTATATCTAAGTATCGGTGCACAGGCTAAAAACAATACTTCAGCAGAGTCCCTACTAAAGCCTCCAATTTG from Sorghum bicolor cultivar BTx623 chromosome 8, Sorghum_bicolor_NCBIv3, whole genome shotgun sequence encodes:
- the LOC110437683 gene encoding uncharacterized protein LOC110437683 isoform X1 → MAWRGPATRAVLAAVRRPAAAPAAARLHAPRPFAAPRRRVPSAFGTSSSPLPSARPLAALMGSPVTVAAVMARLTAHPGASARACCELSQGSGKDG
- the LOC110437683 gene encoding uncharacterized protein LOC110437683 isoform X3; translation: MAWRGPATRAVLAAVRRPAAAPAAARLHAPRPFAAPRRRVPSAFGTSSSPLPSARPLAALMGSPVTVAAVMARLTAHPGASARACCELSQGT
- the LOC110437683 gene encoding uncharacterized protein LOC110437683 isoform X2; the encoded protein is MAWRGPATRAVLAAVRRPAAAPAAARLHAPRPFAAPRRRVPSAFGTSSSPLPSARPLAALMGSPVTVAAVMARLTAHPGASARACCELSQGNGKDG